The genomic window CGGCTCTAGATTGTAGCAAAAAAAGGGAAGTTACAAGGGTATTCAATAAAACAAGAGTAAATTTATGTAACACAAGGTActcaaaaccaacaaaaactaaaaataggTAGAGTTTGTCTATAAAATCAGTCATGTAGGGAGTTGCTGAGTGAGTGtatgctgtgtgggtgttgtaTGGTGAAACAACAGGAACCAAAAAGCAACCCAGGAGTGTgtgggggagagagaagagaggatctGAGGGCACACCGGGCTCAAGTGTGTCCCATCCTGTTAATCAGTGTGCTCAGGAACCTGCCCCTGCAAACAAAgaacacagcagcaacaaggaGTACAAAGTAGAGGGGCCATCACACAGGTTCCTAAAGAAAAGGTTCAGACAAGTGTTGGGAAACATGCATTCATTACTAGGAGactgagtgtgagtgtgtgtgtgtgtttgtgtttgttttaacatttttacctGCTTCATTTTGGCAAGCTCCCTTCTGGTGTGCTCATCGTTGCGCAGGTCCTTTTTATTTCCCACCAGTATAATGGGAACATTAGGGCAGAAGTGTTTCACCTCAGGCGTCCACTTCTCGGGAATGTTCTCTAAATAAGGAGACAAAAGACACCATCAGTCAGAGCACAGACACAGCTGTAGTGTGCATGATATATGTAGTGTGAAATCATTTATCTTAGTTGAGTAATTAATCAGGAATTAAGAATGTTGCACAGAGTCCTGATAAATTTCATTATACAATAAATGCCTTGGTAAGTGTGCACAGTTGTGATTTATAGCGGAGAGCAAACAGACACGTGGTGGGATAACATGTACCCGAGGAGGAGCATGTGAATATACTTCTCCGTGTCCAACAGATGTTCAGTTATTTTGTGTGTGGCTAGTTCTTtgcattaaattattaaagttgtttttaacACAAAACCTTTGCCTGAATTCAGATGACATTAACTTGTATCAGATAAAAATgtaacacagacactgacacacactgtcAGAGGTCTCTGGTTTCACTTACCGAGACTGTCGGGACTGTCAATGGAGAAGCACATGAGAATGACATCAGTGTCTGGATAAGAGAGTGGGCGCAGTCTGTCGTAGTCTTCTTGACCTGCTGTATCCCAGAGTGCTAACTCGACCTGTGGGAATAGTTTACAAGTTATCAACCACATGAAGCTGAACTGTGTTCAGGGAGTTTTGACATTAGACTGACTTACTGAGTGCATACACACCAATATCCTCTTATTCAGGAATTCTAAGTATTATACTTAAAGCACATAAATCATCCATTTTATATGACTGACATGAACAATTTTATATAAAGCAGTACATTCacttaaaagacaaacaaaaaattataAATTCCACACATtattcttccttgtcaaaacaaatgttttcattttcaaacttgt from Thunnus maccoyii chromosome 3, fThuMac1.1, whole genome shotgun sequence includes these protein-coding regions:
- the LOC121893922 gene encoding rho-related GTP-binding protein RhoA-C-like gives rise to the protein MWLITCKLFPQVELALWDTAGQEDYDRLRPLSYPDTDVILMCFSIDSPDSLENIPEKWTPEVKHFCPNVPIILVGNKKDLRNDEHTRRELAKMKQEPV